The DNA window GCCGCATTCTACTTCCCGACGATTGGGAAGGTCATCCGCTTTTGAAAGATTATGTACACGCTGAATTTTACAACGGCATGCGAATCGATGCGACCGAACCTGATCGCTCAGGAAGGCCGGTGAACTAATGCCAGTACTCGATTTAGAAATTCCGCTCGGACTTAGCCCCCGCAAGGAAACTGTCGTCGGCGAAAGCATGACGCTGAATATGGGGCCGCAACACCCTTCAACGCACGGCGTACTTCGCGTGGAATTGCATACCGACGGGGAAATCGTCCACGAAGCGATACCGCACATCGGGTACCTCCATCGCTGTATGGAAAAAATCTGCGAAACGATTCCCTACAACCAAGTGGTTCCTTACACCGACCGGCTTGATTACTGCGCCGCCATGAATGAGAATTTCGGCTATGTGCTCGCAGTCGAAAAGTTAATGGGTATCGAAGTCAACGAGCGGGTACAACGTATACGTGTCGCTATGGCAGAGCTAAACCGGATAGCCTCGCATTTAATCGCGGTAGGTACGTTCGGTCTCGATGCTGGTGCCTTCACTCCATTCCTCTACTGTTTCCGTGACCGGGAACGCATTCTTGATATGTTCGAGAAAGTTTGTGGTGGTCGACTCCTCTATTCTTATATGTGGGTCGGAGGTTTATCCAACGATTTGCCGGACGGATGGATTCAGGAGTGTCTTGAATTTTGCGACTACTTTGAACCTAAAGTAAATGAATACAACGACTTACTTTCCTACAATAAGATATTCGTCGAACGTTGTGCGAATGTCGGTGTGTTGCCCCCGGAAATTGCAATTGCTTATGGGGTAACCGGTCCCGTTCTTCGTGGCAGCGGCATCAAATGGGACTTGCGGAAAGACGAGCCATATTCCGGCTATGAAAATTACGACTTCAATGTCATTGTTGGCGATGGTAGAAAAGGTACCGTCGGCGACAATTGGGATCGCTACTTTGTTCGAGTCTTGGAGATGCTGGAATCGGTTAAGATTATCCGACAAGCATTGAAAGACCTTCCCGAAGGGAATGTCCAAGAAAAAGTTCCTAAGAACTTCATGAAAATGCCGGTTGGCGATGTTTACTTCCGCACCGAAACTCCGCGTGGCGAGATCGGTTATTACATCGTAAGCGACGGAACTAAACTTCCCTACCGACTGAAAGTTCGCAGCCCCGCCTACTGTAACCTGTCGGTAGTGCAAGTACTTGCGCGGGATCAACTCATTGCAGACCTCGTCATTATCCTTGGTTCGATCGACATCGTGCTGGGGGAGGTGGATCGATGAACCCATTAGAAAGTCTTTTACCGGGTTTGCCGCTCATAGTTTGGCAACTGGTATGGGCATCAATCATTGTTGCATTCGTCACGGTGTTTGCACTAATCGCGGTGTATCTCGAACGGAAAATCAGCGCCTATGCCCAAGATCGTTACGGTCCGATGGAAGCGGGTGGTTGGGGCTTCCAAGGGTGGGCGCAAACCCTTGCCGATGCGATAAAGCTTCTACTCAAAGAAGACATCATTCCAGCTCTTGCCGATCCGAAGCTTTTCAAGTTAGCCCCATACATTGTTTTCGCCGGATCGCTTGGTGTGTTGGCCGTAATACCATTTGCCACCACATTAGTCGGCTCCGATCTTAACATCGGTATCTATTACGCGGTAGCGCTTTCGAGTACCGTTGTCATCGGTATTCTGATGGCAGGATGGGCGAGCAACAATAAGTGGGCGCTCTACGGCGCGATGCGTTCGGCAGCGCAAATGATCAGCTACGAAATCCCGATTTCGTTATCATTGATGTTGCCGGTCATGCTGGCAGGTTCGCTGTCATTTAACGAAATCATGGAAGCGCAACGTACCGGTTTTCCGGGTGACGGATACTTTTGGAATTGGTACCTCTTCCGGGTGCCACCTTTCACGATCATTGCATTCATTATCTACTTCTGGGCATCGCTGGCTGAGACTAACCGTACCCCCTTCGATATACCCGAATCGGAATCCGAATTGGTCGCCGGTTACCACACCGAGTACACCGGAATCCGGTTTGCCATGTTCTTCCTCGCGGAATATGCGAACATGTTTATCGTCGCGGCGATTGCCTCGGTTGTTTTCCTTGGCGGCGCATTAGCCCCGGCACCTTGGCTGTCGTTTATTCCCGGACCGGCATGGTTAATCCTCAAAGCGATGGTTATTGTCTTTGTCCAAATTTGGTTGCGTTGGACATTGCCCCGGGTTCGAGTCGACCAACTCATGCACATTTGCTGGAAGATTTTCCTGCCTTTGGCGCTCGTTAATTTCATCGCAATCGCAACGGTGGCAGCAATATGGCAGAAATGAGAACTGCGCTCGGGGTCCCGATTTCCCATGTGGAAACGAAACCGAAGCGCAACGCATTCCTTCAATGGTTTTTTGAGGTGTGGGAAGGATTCACCACAACACTTATTGGAATGGGTGTTACTGGTCGACATTTTTTCCGTAAACCTGTGACTATCCAATATCCCCACGAAAATCTCGATATTCCTGCAGTCTCTCGCCAGCGGGTCCATGTCGACATCGACCTGTGCGGCGGTTGCCTGCAGTGCGATAAGATATGTCCGCCCGGCATTATTACGATTGTCACGGCGCGACCGACTGCCGGGGAAGACTTGGGTGTTCGTCCGAACGGCAAGAAACGTCCCTTGCATCTTGCCGAATTCACCATTGACCACTCGAAGTGTTTGTATTGCGGGTTGTGCACTACCGTCTGTAATGACGATGCGATTTACATGATTCCCGATTTTCATTTTACTACGAATGACCGTTCAACTTTATTCACGAATTATTCCAAGTACACATCGGTCGAACGCGACCAGTTGGTTGCCGCTGCTGCTGCCGAAAAAGCTGCGAAGGCTGCCGCACCCAAACCACCGCCACCCCCACCGGCGCCGAAACCAGCCGTTGCTGCAGATGCAACGCCGGTTGCCGATGCGAAAGTGGAAGCGAAACCGGAAGAACCCTTTAGCGACAAGTGCCCGGGTCCTGATGGAGGGCAAGCTTAATGTTAACCGATATTGCCATCGGATTCTTTGGAGTGGTAACATTGGTCTCGGCATCGATTGTTACCTTTTCCCCACGCATTCTCTATTCGGCGTTTGCCCTCTTGTTTACTTTTTTTGGAGTGGCGGCGTTGTATGTCTTGTTATCGGCAGACTTTCTTGCCGCAACACAAGTGTTAGTGTATGTCGGTGGAATCCTCATCCTAATCATCTTCGGTGTCTTGCTTACTGCACGCATCACAAATCTGGAAATCATCGAACAGACGCACCAACGGTATGTCGCATTAATTCCCGTTCTCGCTCTTGGTCTCGGTTTGATTCTTTTGCTGTTGTCGACGGTTTGGCCGGACCGACCGTTAGCCTTGGAACCGACGACTGCGAAAATTGGCAAGAGTTTGATTTTTGAATATGTGATTGCGTTTGAAGCGTCGTCGATTCTATTGGTTGCCGCGCTGATTGGCGCTGTTCGCCTCGGTCGGGAAAGGAATGACGAAGATGCTGAATAATCTTACTGTCTACCTTGTAATCGCTGCCGCGTTGTTTCTGTTAGGTTTGTTAGCGGTGATGACACGCCGAAACGCGGTTTCCATTTTAATGGGGATCGAGTTAATACTAAATAGCGCTGGCCTGAATTTTGTCGCATTCTCGAAATTCTCCGGCGGGAACATCCGCGGTCACATCGTCGCACTCTTTATTATTCTACTGGCTGCAGCGGAAGCAGCTGTCGCCTTAGCAATTTTCCTCGGCTTATATCGCCAACGCGGTACGGTATTTGTCGACCAAGCAGCGGAGCTTAAACAATGATCGGTCTTGCTGTTACCGTCTGGCTCCTGCCACTGGCATCGTTTGCCTTGGTGTTACTGACGCACAAGAAACTCCCCCGGGGTGGTGACTTCATCTCGTTGGGAACCATTTTCACTGGTTTGGCAATTTCGCTGTGGTTGTTTGCACAGATGCTCGCGTCAGGTCCTAATTGGTCGGAGAATTGGAGTTTCCAATGGATCCCGATGGGGAAGTTATCCATCAATTTCGGCATCCATTTCGATATCCTTACATCGATTATGCTTATCGTCGTGACGCTGGTCAGTTCGCTGGTACATCTGTTTAGTACTGGGTACATGAAGGATGACCCGAAGTATGGACGATTTTTTGCATACCTTTCGCTTTTTAGTTTCTCGATGTTGGGATTGGTGCTCGCCGATAGTCTGATTGGTCTCTACATCTTCTGGGAATTGGTTGGGCTTTCCAGTTATCTCCTGATTGGATTCTGGCACGAGAAGAATGCTCCGGCGGAAGCGTCGAAGAAAGCGTTTCTAACTAATCGAGTCGGCGATGTCGGGATGTTGCTCGGTATTCTGATGGTGTTTTTCTACATCGGCGATTTAAATCTTCAAGCAATTTATAATGCGGTAGCCGATGGCAAGATCGATATGAGTGTATTAACGATTATCGGTCTGCTACTCTTTTGCGGCGCAATCGGAAAATCTGCCCAGTTCCCGTTACACGTTTGGCTGCCCGATGCCATGGAAGGCCCGACTCCCGTCAGTGCTTTAATCCATGCTGCAACAATGGTTGCCGCCGGTGTGTACTTGGTGGCGCGAATCTTCCCGATTATCACCCCCGATGCTGGATTAGTCATCGCGACGATTGGTGGGTTCACCGCCTTCTTTGCGGCGACGATAGCCGTTGCCCAACATGACATTAAAAAGGTGTTGGCTTATTCCACCATTTCCCAATTGGGTTACATGATTTTGGGATTAGGGGTTGGCGCGTACACAGCAGGTTTATTCCATTTAGTAACGCACGCATTTTTCAAAGCCTGTTTGTTCTTGGCGTCCGGTTCTGTGATTCATGCAATGCACCATTCGCTGCATCACATCCACAGCCACGCCGATCCACAGGACATGCGCAATATGGGCGGTATGAAGAAAGCGTTGCCGATTACCTATTGGACGATGCTCATCGCCACTTTGGCAATCAGTGGCGTTCCGTTCACGAGCGGTTTTCTTTCAAAAGATGCGATTCTTGGTTCGACGCTTGCTTTTGCGATGGAGCATGGCGGTATCGGTTGGCTGTTAGTTGGCTTTGGTTTTGTCACTGCCGGTATGACTGCATTCTATATGTTCCGCATCATCTTTAAAACTTTCCACGGGACTTTCCAAAGCGGTCACGAAGCGGAACACCACCTCCACGAATCGCCGAAAGTGATGACGATACCGCTTCTTACATTAGCGACGTTATCGGTGTTCTTCTGGTTTACACTACCGAATGTGAATCCGTTCTCGACCAAAGGTTGGTTCTCGGATTTTGTGGCAACACCACAACGCGCCTATGCGATGAACAATGAGAACAAACCAACTGAGCGCGAACACTTAGTAACCAAAGTGAATTCCGGTGTGCCAATGACGGCGCAGGATTCTACGAAACTTGCCTACCTCCGCGCCATCGACGCTGAGTATCAAGGTGACCGCGAATCCGCCGCACAGAACAATCAACCTGATCCCCATCCCGGTTACGTTAGTTTAGCTGATCAAATGCAAGCGAAGACTCATGGCGAAAAAGTGGAAGGTGAAGGTGGTCACGGTGGTGGCCATGAAGCGTCGCACACCGAACACACCGCCCATTTGATTGCAATGATTTTGTCCCTAATTGTTGCTGGTGGCGGCATTTATCTAAGCTATCTGACTTTCTTCAAAAAAGTTGTCGATTCATCCGCTTGGAAAGCTCGCCTTGGTATTGTCTATCAAGGGATGTTGAACAAATGGTGGTTCGATGAATTGTACTCAGCGACTGTTATTAAGGCAACGCTGCTGTTCGGACAGCTGATGGCGTGGTTCGATGGTCTCATCATCGATGGCGCTGTCAATGGCGTCGGTTGGCTGGCAAGAAACTTCAGCGTCGGCCATGGCATTTTCGACAATCGGGTAATCGATGGCGGTGTAAACGGACTTGCCAATACCGTAGGTTGGTTTGGCAGACGGGTTCGCCTCGTGCAAACCGGTGATATTCAACGTTATCTCTTATCGACCGGAGTGGTTGTCGGCGTAATTATACTCGTCGTAATCGCCGGAACTCTGCTGTAGAAGGAGGAGACATCTAAATGGGTCCCCTGACCGCACTCACTTTTTTCCCGCTACTGGGAATGATCGTAATCTTGCTGCTGCCAAAAGGTCGCGACAACATCATCCGTTGGGCCGCCGCCGCTTTCACCTTCGTCCCGTTGGTGATTTCGACCGTGATGATCTTCGATTACAATACTGCCCTCATTGGTGTGAACGATCCCAATTCTTTTCAATTCGTTGAGAAGCACGCTTGGATCGGTGCCTACAACATCAACTACTATGTTGGTGTTGACGGTATCTCGTTCCCATTGGTCTGGCTCACTGCCCTGCTGAGTTTCCTCTGCATCTTTGCCTCGTGGGGCATCACGAAGTCAGTGAAAGGTTACATGGCAATGTTCCTCTTACTCGAAACGGGTATGATGGGAACATTTGTTGCGCTTGACTTCTTCCTCTTCTACGTCTTCTGGGAGATCATGCTGCTGCCGATGTATTTCCTCATCGGAATCTGGGGTGGCCCGCGGAGGGTGTACGCTGCCATTAAGTTCTTCCTCTATACGTTAGCGGGTTCGGTGCTCATGTTATTGGCGATGATTCTGCTCTATCAGAATACCGTCGATCCTGTCACTGGTCGTCATACGTTTGACATGATTACAATGATGAATCAAGCGAACCAAAGCGATTGGCTGCGTGCAACCGGAACGTTCCTCGGCTATGGTATTCGTTCGGTACTCTGGATGGCATTATTTATCGGCTTTGCGATTAAAGTACCAGTCTTCCCGTTCCATACTTGGTTACCCGACGCTCACGTCGAAGCGCCGACTGCCATCTCCGTTATTCTTGCCGGTATCTTGTTGAAGATGGGTACGTACGGGATGCTGCGGATTAACTTCGCAATCCTGCCCGATGCAACGTTGTACTTTACTGAATTCCTTGCCATCCTTGGCGTTGTCAACATCGTCTATGGCGCGTTCTGTGCGATGGCACAAAAGGATTTGAAGAAACTGGTCGCCTACAGTTCGATTTCTCACATGGGATACGTCCTATTGGGAATGAGTGCAATGACGCCTGCTGCCATTAACGGAGCGGTGTTCCAGATGTTCAATCACGGTACCATCGCTGCTATGTTATTCCTCTTGGTGGGGGTCGTGTATGATCGCGCGCACCACCGTGAAATCAATGGCTTTGGCGGTATTGGCGCAGTAGTGCCCCGGTACATGGGTATGTTTGCACTGGCATTTTTTGCATCGCTCGGTTTACCAGGCATGAGCGGATTCATTTCCGAAGTACTCGTGTTCTTGGGAAGTTACCAGACTTGGCCGCTTTATACGATTATCGCTGTGTTCGGAATCGTGATTACCGCCGCCTATCTGCTCTGGACGATTCAACGTGTATTTTTCGGTCCCTTGAACGAGAAGTATAAGGACTTGC is part of the bacterium genome and encodes:
- a CDS encoding NADH-quinone oxidoreductase subunit D, giving the protein MTLNMGPQHPSTHGVLRVELHTDGEIVHEAIPHIGYLHRCMEKICETIPYNQVVPYTDRLDYCAAMNENFGYVLAVEKLMGIEVNERVQRIRVAMAELNRIASHLIAVGTFGLDAGAFTPFLYCFRDRERILDMFEKVCGGRLLYSYMWVGGLSNDLPDGWIQECLEFCDYFEPKVNEYNDLLSYNKIFVERCANVGVLPPEIAIAYGVTGPVLRGSGIKWDLRKDEPYSGYENYDFNVIVGDGRKGTVGDNWDRYFVRVLEMLESVKIIRQALKDLPEGNVQEKVPKNFMKMPVGDVYFRTETPRGEIGYYIVSDGTKLPYRLKVRSPAYCNLSVVQVLARDQLIADLVIILGSIDIVLGEVDR
- the nuoH gene encoding NADH-quinone oxidoreductase subunit NuoH — encoded protein: MNPLESLLPGLPLIVWQLVWASIIVAFVTVFALIAVYLERKISAYAQDRYGPMEAGGWGFQGWAQTLADAIKLLLKEDIIPALADPKLFKLAPYIVFAGSLGVLAVIPFATTLVGSDLNIGIYYAVALSSTVVIGILMAGWASNNKWALYGAMRSAAQMISYEIPISLSLMLPVMLAGSLSFNEIMEAQRTGFPGDGYFWNWYLFRVPPFTIIAFIIYFWASLAETNRTPFDIPESESELVAGYHTEYTGIRFAMFFLAEYANMFIVAAIASVVFLGGALAPAPWLSFIPGPAWLILKAMVIVFVQIWLRWTLPRVRVDQLMHICWKIFLPLALVNFIAIATVAAIWQK
- a CDS encoding 4Fe-4S dicluster domain-containing protein, producing MAEMRTALGVPISHVETKPKRNAFLQWFFEVWEGFTTTLIGMGVTGRHFFRKPVTIQYPHENLDIPAVSRQRVHVDIDLCGGCLQCDKICPPGIITIVTARPTAGEDLGVRPNGKKRPLHLAEFTIDHSKCLYCGLCTTVCNDDAIYMIPDFHFTTNDRSTLFTNYSKYTSVERDQLVAAAAAEKAAKAAAPKPPPPPPAPKPAVAADATPVADAKVEAKPEEPFSDKCPGPDGGQA
- a CDS encoding NADH-quinone oxidoreductase subunit J, yielding MLTDIAIGFFGVVTLVSASIVTFSPRILYSAFALLFTFFGVAALYVLLSADFLAATQVLVYVGGILILIIFGVLLTARITNLEIIEQTHQRYVALIPVLALGLGLILLLLSTVWPDRPLALEPTTAKIGKSLIFEYVIAFEASSILLVAALIGAVRLGRERNDEDAE
- the nuoK gene encoding NADH-quinone oxidoreductase subunit NuoK codes for the protein MLNNLTVYLVIAAALFLLGLLAVMTRRNAVSILMGIELILNSAGLNFVAFSKFSGGNIRGHIVALFIILLAAAEAAVALAIFLGLYRQRGTVFVDQAAELKQ
- the nuoL gene encoding NADH-quinone oxidoreductase subunit L, with the translated sequence MIGLAVTVWLLPLASFALVLLTHKKLPRGGDFISLGTIFTGLAISLWLFAQMLASGPNWSENWSFQWIPMGKLSINFGIHFDILTSIMLIVVTLVSSLVHLFSTGYMKDDPKYGRFFAYLSLFSFSMLGLVLADSLIGLYIFWELVGLSSYLLIGFWHEKNAPAEASKKAFLTNRVGDVGMLLGILMVFFYIGDLNLQAIYNAVADGKIDMSVLTIIGLLLFCGAIGKSAQFPLHVWLPDAMEGPTPVSALIHAATMVAAGVYLVARIFPIITPDAGLVIATIGGFTAFFAATIAVAQHDIKKVLAYSTISQLGYMILGLGVGAYTAGLFHLVTHAFFKACLFLASGSVIHAMHHSLHHIHSHADPQDMRNMGGMKKALPITYWTMLIATLAISGVPFTSGFLSKDAILGSTLAFAMEHGGIGWLLVGFGFVTAGMTAFYMFRIIFKTFHGTFQSGHEAEHHLHESPKVMTIPLLTLATLSVFFWFTLPNVNPFSTKGWFSDFVATPQRAYAMNNENKPTEREHLVTKVNSGVPMTAQDSTKLAYLRAIDAEYQGDRESAAQNNQPDPHPGYVSLADQMQAKTHGEKVEGEGGHGGGHEASHTEHTAHLIAMILSLIVAGGGIYLSYLTFFKKVVDSSAWKARLGIVYQGMLNKWWFDELYSATVIKATLLFGQLMAWFDGLIIDGAVNGVGWLARNFSVGHGIFDNRVIDGGVNGLANTVGWFGRRVRLVQTGDIQRYLLSTGVVVGVIILVVIAGTLL
- a CDS encoding NADH-quinone oxidoreductase subunit M, whose amino-acid sequence is MGPLTALTFFPLLGMIVILLLPKGRDNIIRWAAAAFTFVPLVISTVMIFDYNTALIGVNDPNSFQFVEKHAWIGAYNINYYVGVDGISFPLVWLTALLSFLCIFASWGITKSVKGYMAMFLLLETGMMGTFVALDFFLFYVFWEIMLLPMYFLIGIWGGPRRVYAAIKFFLYTLAGSVLMLLAMILLYQNTVDPVTGRHTFDMITMMNQANQSDWLRATGTFLGYGIRSVLWMALFIGFAIKVPVFPFHTWLPDAHVEAPTAISVILAGILLKMGTYGMLRINFAILPDATLYFTEFLAILGVVNIVYGAFCAMAQKDLKKLVAYSSISHMGYVLLGMSAMTPAAINGAVFQMFNHGTIAAMLFLLVGVVYDRAHHREINGFGGIGAVVPRYMGMFALAFFASLGLPGMSGFISEVLVFLGSYQTWPLYTIIAVFGIVITAAYLLWTIQRVFFGPLNEKYKDLPDINGRELFTLIPLAVITIILGVYPHPVLNIISGSLNHLITLVQPAVSVALNGF